A part of Caldicellulosiruptor owensensis OL genomic DNA contains:
- a CDS encoding Stp1/IreP family PP2C-type Ser/Thr phosphatase → MKCVKYVALTEKGNIRANNEDYYLVYTGEDGLNVFLVADGMGGHSAGEVASSLACKYVLDYILLNQKSLEYSLKETIKEAYKYANQKIIHHQMKNPVLYGMGTTLAGLFCYRDKIFISNIGDSRVYIVDSNEIRQITEDHSLVYEMFKDGKITKEEIYTHPKRNIITRAVGIEEDLEVDVYELTRDESQHYYFLLCTDGLTNMVLESYIQKIFEENSFDEIGKTLIEKALEAGGTDNITVIYLLV, encoded by the coding sequence ATGAAGTGTGTGAAATACGTTGCACTCACAGAAAAAGGAAATATAAGAGCAAACAATGAGGATTATTATCTTGTTTACACAGGGGAAGATGGACTAAATGTTTTCTTAGTAGCTGACGGGATGGGTGGACATAGTGCAGGTGAAGTGGCAAGTAGCCTTGCCTGCAAGTATGTACTGGATTATATTTTATTGAATCAGAAAAGTTTAGAATATTCTTTAAAAGAGACCATAAAAGAAGCTTACAAATACGCAAACCAGAAGATTATACACCATCAGATGAAAAACCCCGTTTTGTATGGAATGGGGACCACTTTAGCGGGACTATTTTGCTACAGGGATAAGATATTTATAAGCAATATTGGGGACTCAAGAGTTTACATCGTAGATAGCAACGAAATTAGACAAATTACAGAAGATCATTCTCTGGTTTATGAGATGTTCAAAGATGGAAAAATTACAAAAGAAGAAATTTACACCCATCCTAAGAGAAACATTATAACAAGAGCGGTTGGCATTGAAGAGGATCTGGAAGTTGATGTTTATGAGCTGACCAGAGATGAAAGTCAACACTACTACTTTTTACTGTGTACAGATGGGCTTACCAACATGGTACTTGAGTCGTACATACAGAAGATATTTGAGGAGAATAGTTTTGATGAAATAGGGAAGACATTGATAGAAAAAGCCCTTGAGGCAGGTGGAACTGATAATATAACCGTTATTTATCTTTTGGTATGA
- the rsmB gene encoding 16S rRNA (cytosine(967)-C(5))-methyltransferase RsmB, with product MNTREAAFLTLFEVEKKKFSGMDSLMEKFHQKLKNEKDRALFVELVHGVLRYKNLIDYYINFVTKKGVKDKRILNILRVATYELLFLEKIPEYATVNEACEVASKISPHLKAFVNAILRNIIRNKNQIEESLERIKEIDLKSYISIKLSYPKFLIDYLEESYGFEKALKILEFLNTRPPVGIKINTKKTNVDILVQELRKSGVEYEVNSHNSEIIYILKGNIKDTQLYKQGYFYFQDLASSLVVGLNKEDFKKAKKVLDLCAAPGGKTFNCAEVIDGFVVACDINDHKLDVLRENILRLGFDNIIVAKSDAEIFNPDFAGRFDIVIADLPCTGFGAIRKKPDIKWNKSYQDIENLHELQVRILDNAASYLKRGGLLFYSTCTLGRKENEETVLKFLDKHKDFSLVSQITIFPDEFKCDGFFISKLRKEGER from the coding sequence ATTAATACGAGAGAAGCTGCTTTTTTGACACTTTTTGAGGTTGAAAAGAAAAAGTTTTCTGGCATGGACTCTTTGATGGAGAAATTCCATCAAAAGTTAAAAAATGAAAAGGACAGGGCTTTGTTTGTTGAGCTGGTTCATGGTGTTTTGAGATACAAAAACCTTATTGATTACTATATTAATTTTGTTACAAAAAAAGGAGTAAAGGATAAAAGGATATTAAACATTTTAAGAGTTGCAACTTACGAACTTCTTTTTCTTGAAAAGATTCCAGAGTATGCAACTGTGAACGAAGCATGTGAGGTTGCAAGTAAAATAAGTCCACATTTGAAAGCTTTCGTGAATGCAATTTTGAGAAATATAATTAGAAACAAAAATCAAATAGAAGAGTCACTAGAAAGAATCAAGGAAATAGACCTGAAAAGTTATATTTCAATAAAACTTTCTTATCCCAAATTTTTGATAGATTATTTAGAGGAAAGTTACGGGTTTGAGAAAGCTTTAAAGATTTTAGAATTTTTAAACACAAGACCTCCAGTTGGCATAAAGATAAATACTAAAAAAACTAATGTGGACATATTAGTACAAGAGCTTAGAAAAAGTGGAGTAGAGTATGAAGTTAATTCTCACAATAGTGAGATAATCTATATTTTAAAAGGTAATATTAAAGATACGCAGCTTTACAAACAAGGTTATTTCTATTTTCAGGATTTGGCTTCATCTCTTGTAGTAGGCTTAAACAAAGAAGATTTTAAAAAAGCAAAAAAAGTATTAGATCTTTGTGCTGCACCAGGTGGAAAGACTTTTAACTGTGCAGAGGTTATAGACGGATTTGTTGTGGCATGTGATATAAACGATCATAAGCTTGACGTTTTGAGAGAAAACATTCTGAGACTGGGGTTTGATAATATTATTGTTGCAAAAAGTGACGCTGAGATCTTTAACCCTGATTTTGCTGGGCGGTTTGACATTGTGATTGCGGACCTTCCATGTACTGGTTTTGGTGCAATCAGGAAAAAGCCTGATATCAAATGGAACAAAAGTTATCAGGATATTGAGAATCTTCATGAGCTGCAGGTAAGAATACTTGATAATGCGGCAAGTTACTTAAAAAGAGGAGGACTTCTTTTTTATTCTACATGCACGCTTGGAAGAAAAGAAAATGAAGAGACAGTTTTAAAGTTTTTAGACAAACACAAAGATTTTTCATTGGTATCCCAAATAACCATTTTCCCTGATGAGTTTAAATGTGATGGATTTTTTATTTCAAAACTGAGAAAAGAAGGCGAAAGATAG
- the fmt gene encoding methionyl-tRNA formyltransferase, with protein sequence MGTPDFAVDILQKLIQEPFVNLKLVVTQPDKPVGRKRILTAPAVKEFAQKVGIEVVQPEKLKNNEEFFKLLKEINPDTIVVVAYGKILPKEMLEIPKHGCINVHASLLPEYRGAAPIQRALMDGKEYTGITIMKMDEGLDTGDILLQKEVKIENDDDVLTLSKKLAEVGGKLLVETLKNIDNITPVKQDHSRATYAPPLKKEEGKIDWNMCVSDIYNRFRALKIWPGIFTTFRGKLLKIHEMEIVQFNITSDIPNGTVVVIDDSGIIVKVRNGFIRLKLLQLEGGKKIDARDFVNGYKIKRGDILD encoded by the coding sequence ATGGGAACACCAGATTTTGCAGTTGATATTTTGCAAAAACTGATTCAAGAGCCTTTTGTCAATTTAAAACTTGTTGTGACCCAACCTGACAAACCTGTTGGGAGAAAAAGAATATTAACAGCACCAGCTGTCAAGGAGTTTGCTCAAAAGGTTGGAATAGAAGTTGTTCAACCAGAAAAGCTAAAGAATAACGAGGAATTTTTTAAACTTCTAAAAGAGATAAATCCTGATACAATCGTAGTTGTTGCATATGGGAAAATTCTTCCTAAAGAAATGCTTGAAATACCCAAGCATGGCTGTATAAATGTTCATGCTTCCCTTTTACCAGAGTACAGAGGAGCTGCGCCAATTCAAAGAGCGCTTATGGATGGCAAGGAATATACAGGTATTACCATTATGAAAATGGACGAGGGATTAGACACAGGAGATATTCTTCTTCAAAAAGAAGTTAAAATTGAAAATGATGATGACGTTTTGACACTTTCAAAAAAGCTTGCAGAAGTAGGTGGCAAACTTTTAGTTGAAACTTTGAAAAATATTGATAATATAACTCCTGTAAAACAGGACCATAGCAGAGCAACGTATGCACCTCCTTTAAAGAAGGAAGAAGGGAAAATTGATTGGAATATGTGTGTATCTGATATTTATAATAGATTTAGAGCTCTTAAAATATGGCCGGGAATTTTTACAACTTTCAGGGGAAAACTTTTAAAGATTCATGAGATGGAAATTGTTCAATTCAATATCACCAGTGATATACCTAATGGAACTGTGGTTGTAATAGATGACAGTGGTATTATAGTAAAAGTGAGGAATGGTTTTATAAGACTCAAGCTTCTTCAACTTGAAGGCGGGAAAAAGATTGATGCAAGAGACTTTGTTAACGGGTATAAAATAAAAAGAGGAGATATTCTGGATTAA
- the rlmN gene encoding 23S rRNA (adenine(2503)-C(2))-methyltransferase RlmN, which translates to MKRLIKDLTFDELKKWLENIGEKPFRASQIFEWLYKKNATDVMQFTNLPLELREKIDDEFLINSLQILEHQSDGKSIKFLFELCDKNGIESVFLPYRYGNAICVSTQVGCKMNCRFCASAIGGFVRNLSAGEMVDQIINVENFTGKRITNVVLMGSGEPFDNIENVFKFIEIINSKEGKNIGARHITISTVGIAEGIYRLCDFPKQVNLAISLHAPNNRLRDKLVPMNKKYPVEDIMKAVDYYIQKTNRRVTFEYALIDGVNDSIECAEELGQMLKGKLVHVNLIPVNPVEEKGFRRPSKEKIKAFFETLRSYQIQVTIRRELGSSISAACGQLRRRYFNISEN; encoded by the coding sequence ATGAAAAGGCTTATAAAAGATTTGACGTTTGATGAGCTGAAAAAGTGGCTCGAAAATATTGGTGAAAAACCTTTTAGAGCAAGCCAGATTTTTGAGTGGCTTTACAAGAAAAATGCTACTGATGTAATGCAGTTTACAAATCTTCCCCTTGAACTTCGAGAAAAGATTGATGATGAATTTTTGATAAACTCTTTACAGATTTTGGAACATCAAAGTGATGGAAAGAGTATAAAATTTCTGTTTGAACTTTGCGATAAAAATGGGATTGAAAGTGTATTTTTGCCTTATCGGTATGGGAATGCAATATGCGTCTCAACACAAGTTGGATGCAAAATGAACTGCAGGTTTTGTGCTTCTGCCATAGGCGGGTTTGTAAGAAACCTTTCGGCAGGGGAGATGGTTGACCAGATAATCAACGTAGAAAACTTTACAGGCAAAAGAATAACCAATGTCGTTCTGATGGGAAGTGGCGAGCCATTTGACAACATTGAAAATGTGTTTAAGTTTATAGAGATAATAAATTCAAAAGAGGGGAAAAACATAGGGGCTAGACATATCACCATCTCCACAGTTGGTATAGCTGAAGGAATTTATAGGCTCTGTGATTTTCCAAAACAAGTAAACCTTGCAATATCTCTGCATGCTCCGAATAATAGGCTGAGAGATAAACTTGTTCCGATGAACAAAAAATATCCTGTTGAAGACATCATGAAGGCAGTCGACTACTACATCCAAAAAACCAACAGAAGAGTCACATTTGAGTATGCCTTGATAGATGGAGTAAATGATTCTATTGAGTGCGCTGAAGAACTTGGACAGATGCTAAAGGGTAAGCTTGTACATGTAAATTTGATTCCTGTAAACCCTGTTGAAGAAAAGGGGTTTAGAAGACCTTCAAAAGAAAAAATAAAAGCATTTTTTGAAACCTTAAGATCATATCAGATTCAAGTTACAATCAGAAGAGAGCTTGGTAGTAGTATATCTGCAGCGTGTGGACAGCTGAGAAGACGGTATTTTAACATTTCAGAGAACTAG
- the pknB gene encoding Stk1 family PASTA domain-containing Ser/Thr kinase: MDDFVIGNRYKVEEKLGSGGMSVVYKAKDAILNRYVAIKVLRSEFAADEEFLQRFRTEALAAASLSHPNIVSIYDVGQQDGMYYIVMEYVNGKTLKEFMKETGRLSPKDATTIAIQVLRALDHAHKKGIVHRDIKPQNILIDENGIVKVTDFGIARAVSTGTIINTNLTIGSVHYFSPEQARGGYVDNRSDLYSLGVVLYEMVTGVLPFDGDTPISIALKHLQEQPVRPTLYNPNIPRSLEAIILKAMQKDILQRYQSAGEMIQDLKNSLIEPEGDFVKIESHENVPTKQFQFDQIKSGDTALNEKKQPKERRKDWIYLVAGILTALIIVAIGWFIFYNVIGKSLTYQENDVTMPDLVGFSIDDVKTRLDELGLKYTIEEQNDQAESGTVINQEPAAGIKVKKDTIVKLTVSKGPEMVKVPDVVGLNIKDAQIELDNSGLGVEIKRDYSDKPANTVIEQQPSANQLIEKNGTVILTVSLGPKIEKVVVPDVTGMNLVDAKDVLQKNGLNVGNITYKEVTDRESDIIISQSPSYGQQVVKGSIVDLIVTKKVEPKNTTKIIIKTVILPSDLEEANVKIVVVSNSNESIVFDRIVKKEETPLQVKIPITGPSTIRMYINDQLSTEETVE, translated from the coding sequence ATGGATGATTTTGTAATAGGTAACAGATATAAAGTGGAAGAGAAGTTAGGAAGCGGTGGAATGTCGGTTGTGTACAAAGCCAAAGATGCAATTTTAAATAGATATGTTGCCATAAAAGTTTTAAGATCCGAATTTGCAGCTGATGAGGAATTTTTACAACGGTTCAGAACAGAGGCGCTGGCAGCTGCATCTCTTTCGCATCCTAACATTGTATCTATCTATGACGTTGGGCAACAGGATGGGATGTACTACATAGTTATGGAATATGTAAATGGCAAAACTCTAAAAGAGTTTATGAAAGAAACGGGCAGGCTCAGTCCAAAAGATGCGACCACCATTGCTATACAGGTTTTAAGAGCTTTGGACCATGCTCATAAAAAAGGCATTGTGCACAGGGATATAAAGCCACAAAACATCTTGATTGACGAAAATGGAATTGTCAAAGTAACAGATTTTGGCATTGCGCGTGCAGTTTCAACAGGTACCATAATAAATACAAATCTCACCATTGGCTCTGTCCATTATTTTTCGCCGGAACAGGCAAGAGGGGGATATGTAGACAACAGATCTGACCTGTACTCTCTTGGAGTTGTACTTTATGAAATGGTGACGGGAGTTTTGCCATTTGACGGTGACACTCCAATTTCCATTGCACTGAAGCATTTGCAGGAACAGCCTGTCAGACCCACACTTTACAATCCCAATATACCAAGAAGCTTGGAAGCGATAATTTTAAAAGCAATGCAAAAAGACATTCTGCAAAGATACCAGTCTGCTGGTGAGATGATTCAAGATTTGAAAAATTCGCTTATTGAACCAGAGGGTGATTTTGTTAAAATAGAATCTCATGAAAATGTTCCTACAAAACAGTTTCAGTTTGACCAGATAAAATCAGGTGATACTGCTTTGAACGAAAAGAAACAGCCAAAAGAAAGAAGAAAAGATTGGATTTATTTGGTAGCAGGAATTTTAACTGCCCTTATTATTGTTGCAATAGGGTGGTTTATATTTTATAATGTTATCGGAAAAAGCTTGACTTATCAAGAAAATGACGTAACAATGCCAGATCTTGTTGGTTTTTCGATTGATGATGTAAAAACCAGGCTTGACGAGCTTGGACTCAAATATACAATTGAAGAACAGAATGATCAGGCTGAAAGTGGTACAGTGATTAATCAAGAACCTGCAGCAGGTATCAAGGTAAAAAAGGATACAATTGTTAAACTTACAGTAAGTAAAGGCCCAGAGATGGTCAAAGTACCTGATGTGGTTGGACTCAATATCAAAGATGCTCAAATAGAGCTTGATAACAGTGGCTTAGGTGTTGAAATAAAAAGAGATTATTCTGACAAGCCAGCAAATACAGTTATTGAACAGCAACCTTCCGCAAACCAACTTATAGAAAAAAATGGTACTGTAATTTTAACAGTAAGTCTGGGGCCCAAAATAGAAAAAGTAGTAGTTCCGGATGTTACGGGAATGAATTTAGTTGATGCTAAGGATGTTTTACAAAAGAACGGACTTAACGTTGGGAATATAACTTATAAAGAGGTTACAGATAGAGAATCTGATATTATTATCAGCCAATCTCCTTCTTATGGGCAGCAGGTTGTAAAAGGAAGCATTGTTGATTTGATAGTGACCAAGAAGGTTGAGCCTAAAAATACAACTAAGATAATTATAAAGACAGTAATTTTACCTTCTGATTTAGAGGAAGCAAATGTTAAAATAGTAGTTGTCTCAAATAGTAATGAGAGCATTGTATTTGATAGGATAGTGAAAAAGGAAGAAACTCCTTTGCAAGTAAAAATTCCTATTACTGGACCATCTACTATTAGAATGTATATAAATGATCAATTATCAACAGAGGAGACGGTGGAGTAG
- the priA gene encoding replication restart helicase PriA, protein MIAQVCINYQDANVDKVFDYLVPTHFENSIEIGKRVYVNFGVSNRIVEGLVVGIKQTTDIEENKLKSVLAVIDKFSIVSKEQIELALSMKNYYALNLGEALSLVIPPFVSSKQIYNICAKKHEENSNMDDDLKKLYESILKKPVSINSKLVKENKEKIIKLFLKGLLEFDLKNFAIKEDSEKNLPLVEPNYNLTEEQNKALNSIISAFDEGGYRNILLFGVTGSGKTEVYIRAIQYAIEKGKSVIFMVPEISLTPQMIENVQSRIGNKVLVYHSKMKSIDRLNSWLAARNKEAVVVIGPRSAVFAPVKNLGLIIVDEEHEPSYKSEKSPRINAVEVAQMRAKINNIPIILGSATPSIEHYFYAQKGRYFLCTLKNRINKNLPEVLIVDMKKEILEGNKSIFSRLLLSEIENNLKKGEQVLLFLNRRGYSPIVICRECGYVFMCKNCSISLTYHKEGYLRCHYCGYKEEYRGVCAKCNSKYVRQYGSGTQKIEEEIKAYFKDARVLRMDSDTTSKKDATEQIVKKFREKEADILIGTQMIAKGLHFPDLTLVGVIDADILLNMPDFRSRERTFQLLTQVAGRSGREKPGRVIIQTFNPEDYSIVFASKHDYESFYAQEIKLRKMMEYPPYSYVVNFIVVASEQNLAKKGIEHVYTILKDFENETDMKVYGPSENPIFKIENQYRYHILVKFKRAGQMISIANLIKERYNYNNASLIIDVNPLDTL, encoded by the coding sequence ATGATAGCTCAGGTTTGTATCAACTACCAGGACGCTAATGTTGATAAGGTGTTTGATTATTTGGTACCAACACATTTTGAAAATAGCATTGAGATAGGGAAGAGAGTGTATGTCAACTTTGGAGTTTCAAACAGAATAGTTGAAGGGCTTGTTGTTGGGATAAAGCAAACTACTGATATAGAGGAAAATAAGCTCAAGAGCGTGCTTGCTGTAATTGATAAGTTTTCAATTGTTTCAAAGGAACAGATAGAACTTGCTCTTTCAATGAAAAATTACTATGCGTTGAATTTGGGCGAGGCTTTGTCGCTTGTTATACCTCCTTTTGTGAGTAGCAAACAGATATATAATATCTGTGCTAAAAAACATGAAGAAAATAGTAATATGGATGATGATTTAAAAAAGTTGTATGAAAGTATTTTGAAAAAACCGGTAAGCATAAATTCAAAGCTTGTAAAGGAGAACAAAGAAAAAATAATAAAACTCTTTTTAAAAGGGCTTTTGGAGTTTGATTTAAAGAATTTTGCTATAAAAGAAGATAGTGAGAAGAATTTGCCATTGGTGGAACCTAATTATAATTTGACTGAAGAACAGAACAAAGCATTAAATAGTATAATCTCTGCGTTTGATGAAGGGGGATACAGAAACATTCTCTTATTTGGAGTCACAGGAAGTGGAAAAACAGAGGTTTATATAAGAGCGATACAATATGCAATTGAAAAAGGCAAGAGTGTCATATTCATGGTGCCAGAAATATCACTCACACCACAGATGATAGAAAATGTTCAAAGCAGAATAGGCAACAAGGTTTTAGTATATCACAGCAAAATGAAAAGTATAGACAGGCTAAATAGCTGGCTTGCTGCCAGAAACAAAGAGGCGGTTGTGGTGATTGGTCCGCGATCAGCAGTTTTTGCCCCTGTCAAGAACCTTGGTCTTATAATTGTTGATGAGGAGCATGAACCAAGCTATAAATCTGAAAAATCGCCGCGGATAAATGCTGTTGAGGTTGCCCAGATGAGGGCTAAAATAAATAATATACCCATTATACTTGGCTCTGCAACTCCATCTATTGAGCATTATTTTTATGCACAAAAAGGAAGATATTTTCTTTGTACGTTGAAAAATAGAATAAACAAGAATCTGCCAGAAGTTTTGATTGTTGATATGAAAAAAGAAATCTTGGAAGGTAACAAGTCCATTTTTAGCAGGCTTTTACTTAGTGAAATAGAGAACAACTTGAAAAAAGGGGAGCAGGTTCTCCTTTTTTTAAACAGGAGAGGTTATTCTCCAATTGTTATATGCCGTGAGTGCGGTTATGTTTTTATGTGCAAAAATTGCAGTATTTCACTTACATACCACAAAGAGGGGTATTTGAGATGTCACTATTGCGGGTATAAAGAGGAATATAGGGGTGTGTGTGCAAAATGTAACAGTAAATATGTCAGACAATATGGTAGTGGTACCCAGAAGATAGAGGAGGAGATAAAAGCGTATTTTAAAGATGCAAGGGTTTTGCGTATGGACAGTGATACAACTTCAAAAAAAGATGCGACAGAACAGATTGTGAAAAAGTTCAGGGAAAAAGAGGCAGATATTCTTATTGGTACGCAGATGATTGCAAAAGGGTTGCACTTTCCTGACTTGACCTTGGTGGGTGTGATAGATGCAGATATTCTTTTGAATATGCCAGATTTCAGGAGCAGAGAAAGAACATTTCAACTTCTTACACAGGTTGCAGGAAGGTCTGGCAGGGAAAAGCCAGGTAGAGTTATAATTCAGACCTTTAATCCTGAAGACTACAGTATTGTGTTTGCTTCAAAGCACGACTATGAAAGCTTTTATGCTCAGGAGATAAAACTGAGAAAAATGATGGAATATCCACCTTACTCGTACGTTGTAAATTTTATTGTTGTAGCAAGCGAACAGAACTTGGCAAAAAAAGGAATAGAACATGTATATACTATTCTCAAAGATTTTGAAAATGAAACTGACATGAAAGTTTATGGACCCAGTGAAAATCCCATATTTAAAATAGAAAATCAATATAGGTATCACATATTGGTGAAGTTTAAAAGGGCTGGGCAAATGATTAGTATAGCAAATCTAATCAAAGAAAGATATAATTATAATAATGCATCGCTTATCATCGATGTAAATCCTTTAGATACACTTTAA
- a CDS encoding zinc metallopeptidase, translating to MFYYFDPLYLVFAIPAFLISLIAQMRVQIVFSKYSKVRTFSGLTGAEVAKNILWSNGIYDVRVEYVPGLLTDHYDPRFKVLRLSSGVFDSNSVAAIGVAAHEAGHAIQHYQKYPWLALRTAMVPVVNIGSNLAFPLILIGLLLKNGDIFINLGILLFSLAVVFTLITLPVELNASKRAVDALKVAGVILPDEEIAIKKVLGAAAMTYVAAVSVAILQLLYYLSLVQRRRDD from the coding sequence ATGTTTTATTATTTTGATCCTTTGTATCTTGTGTTTGCTATTCCTGCATTTTTGATATCTCTAATAGCACAGATGAGAGTACAAATAGTTTTTTCAAAATATTCTAAAGTCAGAACATTTTCAGGATTAACAGGTGCTGAGGTTGCCAAAAATATATTGTGGTCTAACGGTATTTATGATGTGAGGGTAGAGTATGTACCAGGACTTTTGACAGACCACTATGACCCACGATTTAAAGTGCTCAGGCTTTCGAGTGGTGTTTTTGATTCCAATTCTGTTGCTGCAATTGGAGTTGCTGCACATGAGGCAGGGCATGCTATTCAGCACTACCAAAAATATCCGTGGCTTGCTCTTAGAACTGCCATGGTACCTGTTGTGAATATAGGATCAAATTTGGCTTTTCCGCTCATTTTGATAGGGCTTTTGCTGAAGAATGGAGATATATTTATAAATCTTGGAATTTTGCTTTTCAGTTTAGCAGTTGTGTTTACCTTAATTACGCTGCCTGTTGAATTAAATGCGAGCAAAAGAGCTGTGGATGCGTTAAAAGTAGCAGGGGTTATCCTTCCTGATGAAGAAATAGCAATAAAGAAAGTGCTTGGAGCGGCTGCTATGACATATGTTGCAGCGGTATCTGTTGCTATACTTCAGCTTTTATATTATCTTAGCTTAGTTCAACGAAGAAGGGATGATTAA
- the coaBC gene encoding bifunctional phosphopantothenoylcysteine decarboxylase/phosphopantothenate--cysteine ligase CoaBC encodes MRLRNKNILIGVCGGIAAYKVCELIRLLKKNGANVKVIMTKNAQKFITPLTLQTLSQNKVYTDTFESEYSYDIEHISLTTWADILVVVPATANIIGKFANGIADDLLTTTFLAFDKPVLIVPAMNSNMFENAIVQQNIQKLKLVGINFVEPESGFLACGVYGKGRYPENQKILIEIEKLLCSQDLAGKKVLITAGPTREYLDPIRFISNRSSGKMGFALAEEAYKRGAQVTIVSGPVNINTYADIEIIHVQTASQMYQKVKDIYAQYDILIFSAAVADYRPKTTNEHKIKKENKDELAIELVKNPDILKFVGENKKPGQIIVGFSAETENVLENSQKKLEAKNADLIVANNVLEEGAGFDVDTNIVTLISKEKVENLPKMSKSEVAKRIFDHVLTYLCKM; translated from the coding sequence ATGAGATTAAGAAATAAAAATATATTAATAGGAGTATGCGGTGGGATAGCAGCATATAAAGTATGCGAGCTTATAAGACTTTTAAAGAAAAATGGAGCAAACGTAAAGGTAATAATGACAAAAAATGCCCAAAAGTTCATAACTCCTTTGACACTGCAAACTCTTTCCCAAAATAAGGTTTATACAGATACTTTTGAAAGCGAGTATTCATATGATATAGAACATATCTCTCTTACAACATGGGCAGATATTCTTGTGGTGGTCCCTGCAACAGCAAATATAATTGGGAAATTTGCAAATGGTATTGCCGATGATTTGCTGACCACAACATTTTTAGCATTTGACAAACCTGTGTTGATTGTGCCTGCAATGAATTCAAACATGTTCGAAAATGCTATTGTTCAGCAGAATATTCAAAAGCTCAAATTGGTTGGGATAAACTTTGTTGAGCCGGAATCAGGGTTTTTGGCTTGCGGTGTGTATGGCAAGGGAAGATATCCAGAAAATCAAAAGATATTGATTGAGATAGAAAAGCTTCTCTGCAGTCAAGACTTGGCAGGAAAGAAAGTTCTCATTACTGCAGGACCGACGAGAGAATATTTAGATCCTATCAGGTTTATTTCAAACAGGTCATCTGGTAAAATGGGTTTTGCCTTAGCTGAGGAGGCATACAAGAGAGGGGCTCAAGTTACTATTGTCTCAGGACCAGTAAATATAAATACCTATGCTGATATAGAGATTATACACGTGCAGACAGCTTCTCAGATGTATCAGAAGGTAAAAGATATTTACGCGCAGTACGATATACTAATCTTTTCTGCAGCTGTGGCAGACTATAGACCTAAAACTACAAACGAACATAAGATTAAAAAGGAAAACAAGGATGAACTTGCTATTGAACTTGTTAAAAATCCAGATATCTTAAAGTTTGTGGGAGAGAATAAAAAACCGGGTCAAATAATAGTGGGATTTTCAGCAGAGACAGAAAATGTTTTAGAGAACTCTCAAAAGAAATTAGAAGCAAAAAATGCTGATTTGATTGTTGCAAACAATGTGCTTGAAGAAGGGGCAGGGTTTGACGTTGACACAAACATTGTGACACTCATATCAAAAGAAAAGGTAGAAAATCTTCCGAAAATGAGCAAAAGTGAAGTTGCTAAAAGAATTTTTGACCATGTATTGACTTACCTCTGCAAAATGTAG
- the def gene encoding peptide deformylase, which produces MALRKIRIYEDEILRKKSKIVEKFDQRLHQLLDDMKDTMYEANGIGLAAPQVGVLKRAVVIDIGEGAIELVNPQIEYSEGSVVDVEGCLSVPNMWGEVERPQKVVVNAQDRFGNEFRLEAEGLLARALCHEIDHLDGILFVDKVIRFVSEEEIEQRRSRGDKMDLE; this is translated from the coding sequence ATGGCACTGAGAAAGATAAGAATATATGAAGATGAGATACTGCGTAAAAAATCAAAGATTGTTGAGAAATTTGATCAGAGACTTCATCAGCTTCTTGACGATATGAAAGACACCATGTATGAGGCAAACGGCATTGGACTTGCAGCGCCCCAGGTGGGAGTACTTAAAAGAGCGGTTGTGATTGATATAGGAGAAGGCGCAATTGAACTTGTCAATCCACAGATAGAATACAGTGAAGGAAGTGTTGTAGATGTAGAAGGGTGTCTTTCTGTTCCAAATATGTGGGGCGAGGTTGAAAGACCTCAGAAAGTGGTAGTAAATGCTCAAGATAGGTTTGGGAATGAGTTTAGGCTCGAAGCAGAGGGACTTTTAGCAAGGGCCTTGTGTCATGAAATAGATCATCTTGATGGTATTTTGTTTGTTGACAAGGTTATACGATTTGTATCTGAAGAGGAGATCGAGCAAAGGCGCTCAAGAGGCGATAAGATGGATTTAGAATAA